Part of the Bacteroidota bacterium genome is shown below.
TAGTGATGTTGTTGCCAATCAGATGTCGAGTATTGTTTTGGAATGTATTTATTTCAGAAAACCCTTTTGCTATATCACCACCAGCACAAACTACAATCAAACCGCATTCTCAATTCTGAAAAAAGAGAAAATTATTGAAACCTTTTCCGACTTCAGAAAATTCGAACAATTCTGCGAGTCCATTATGTATGGAAATGACACGGCAACTTTCACAAAAAAACTGGAATTATTATCGGAAAGATATTTGTACAAAACAGATGGCAAAGCTTCTCAAAGATTATTGGAACTTGTAATAAAAATTTTACAAACCACAACTACGTGAAAAACACTCCGGCTATGCATATTTATTTTTGAGATGTAAAAAATATTTTTCGATTATAATATAAGACAAATACGAAATTGCTGTAAGGATCAGAAAATTTTCAACAAAAACAATTGCAGTTTTATTATTGCTGTAAAAAACATCAGGTATAAATGGATTGATATAGCTGTCAAAAAACTTCAACTGAATAACAATCGGGAATATAGGATGATATAGATACATCCCATAACTGATTTTCCCGATAAAAACCAACGCTCTATTCTTAAATAATGACATCAGTGGATTGGAGGATTCCTGGTATTTTAAAATATAGCTGATAATAAATAAAGTAATAATTGACACAAGAGTTCTGAGGGGAATAAAAGGCCACATTTGTTTTTCCAACCCAATTACAAACAGAACCAGGGAAACAATAGCCCCGAACATTAAATAACGATTAACAATTCTCGTCTTATCTGGCAAATATGCATATTGCCATGCTAATATCGCCCCCAAACCAAATGCATCAAAACAGGTGATAGTAAATTGGTCTTTCATTTTAATATCACTTAACAACAATTGACTTGCAAAACCAGTAATGATAAATGTTGCAATAACATATGGCAAATATTTCTTACTTGTAAACAAAATAGTAAGCGGGAACAAAAGATAATACTGTTCTTCTATTGCAAGTGACCATAAGTGAGAAATTACACCATCCCACTGTTGAATTTTAATGAAATAAAAATTGGTTGTATAGGTAAGCAGATACAACCAGGATTCATTAAAATTATAATCAAAACTCCTCCTGAATATAAAAAGCAATAACAAGGTAAGATAGTAAATGGGAAAAATCCTCAAAGAGCGCCTGATATAAAATTTTTTTAATGCAATCCAGGGAGACTCTTTATCTTTTTCAATGGATCGCTTTTTCCCGAGCAATATTCCTGTAATCAAAAATCCACTCAGCACAAAAAAAATGTTTACCCCTATTGGCCCGTTAGGCAGATAATTTATGGGGCTATCGGCAGAAAGCCAATGGCTGACAATAACAAAAAGCACTGCTATACCTCTTAAACTATCTAACTCTTTTATGTATCTCATATAACAGCTGAATAAAAATAATACGTAAGTTTGTGAAAGGAAAGTAAATACATTTGAAAACCATGGTTTCAGACGCTACTATTGATTCATTTAAAAAAGATGGGTACCTATTGATTCCCGGTTTTGTGTCAAAGGAAGATATAAATCAACTCAGAAGCACAATACAACCCTATTTTGAAAATGGCTCCTGGTCCAAATACCAATTCAACACTAAACATGTAATAAATAATGTTTATGAAACTTTTCCTGAAATCATCAATTTAATAATAAACAAAGAACTTATTAATGTTTTATCTAAAATATTTAACTCCAAACCCGTACTGTTGCCCGAAACAACTATTCATTATAACATATACACATCATGGCATAAAGATACAACAACCCAGGAAAAAATGGGACACATGTTTCAATGGAAACCAAATGCGTTAATGGTAGAAGCAGGCATTTATCTGCAGGATAATGATGAGTATGGAGGTGGCCTTACCGTTATGCCCGGCTCACAAAAAGATCCTGATTACTTTAAAGACATCAACCTATCCGAACCCACATTAATCAACAAAATAAAAAAAAAACTGGCCTTATATAATGAAAGAAGTGACAAAGTAGTTAATCCATATAATAGAGACATATTTGATATCCCCTCAAAAGCAGGCGATCTTGTAATATTTAATTTTCTTACCAATCACAGGGCCTCTTTGCCCATTGGATATAAAACTGAAGAAATACCATTTTCAAAGAAAAAGCTGGCCATTTTTAATGCTTTTAGCATTGATAATGAAACCTGTAACGAATACTATAATTTTATACTCTCCCGCAAAGAACCATTTTATTCAAACTTAAAGAACAGAGGCGTGCTTCCGGCCTTAAAAACAAAGGCTGAAGAGCTTAATTTTAAAATATATTAAAATTGCAAGGGACAGATAAATAACTAATCATCAATACTATAAATTATAAACAATTATTCAGACAAAATCACGGAGTCAAATTTGTTATGAATCTTTTGATCTATAGTTGTTGTGCCTGACTAATAGTTTGACAAAATAATTCTCAATGACCATATCGGTTATTACATCCACTAAAAACAGAAGGACTTCTCTTACTCAAACACTTACCTGTTTCTTCGAAAAAAATTCATACCCCGGCGAAAAAGTCGAATACATTGTTGTAAATGACGGAGATGATAATTTAGATGATATTGCACAATTATTTGCCCGCAATAATTTCAAAATATTAAAAAATAAAGGCAGTGGATTAGCTGCCGGAAGAAATACGGGGGCCTTAAACGCTCGCAATCAGTTGCTTCTTTTTCTTGACGATGACATACTTATTGAAAGTGATCACCTTCAAAACCACGTCGACACTCACCTGAAATTTAGGGATTGTATAGTAACCGCGCACCGGGAATATCCTCCTGCCCTGATAGTTGAAATGAGAAAAACTCCCTTCGGTAGCTATAAGGAACGAATGGATTACACCTGGTATGAAGGTTCTGACGTAGTAAAAAATATTGACGAAAGATATGTACAACTTGCCGGACTAGCGGGCTTCAGTTGCAGTATGACAAAAAAATGTTTTGAACAAATCGGTCTTTTCAATGAAAAATTCCCGGCTGCAGGTAATGAAGATCTTGATTTTTATTGGAGGGCTTCCGCCAAAGGATTTAAATTAATATATGACAAGAAAAATATATGTTACCATAATGAATTTTTTAACCTGGATATGGATACATGGTTAGAACGACAAGAAAATGGCATGATCAGCTTCCTGGTACTATGTGAATTATTTCCCAAAGAAAAAAACAGCTCAAAATATTTAGAATATACTCCGGTAAAAATGGCTGATCCCTTAACTTTAAAGATGAAAAAAATAATTAAACTGTTTTTTTCGAATAAATACACCTATTTATGCTTGCGCCGGTGTGTTTTATTTTTCAATAATATCAAAAATAGCTACGAAAAAATATACACTGATGAAATAGGCGCGCATACAAACTAAAAAATATATACACATCGTTAACTACAAGCTGATATGAACAAGCATACCTTCTGCCTGATTTGCGGATCTGAAAGATTACTTAAACTTCCCAAATTTTATGAAAAACATGGATTAGTGAAATGCCGTAATTGCAGTTTTGTATTCATGGAACAAATTCCTACTGACGAGGAACTCAGTAAACATTACTTTAAATACTCATATGACGTAACCGGATATTTATCCCCTTTCACTATTAACAGTTATAACTTACTGTTGGATGAATTTGAAAAATACAGAGTATCGAACCGTTTACTGGATGTAGGATGCGGACGGGGTTGGTTTTTAGAGGAAGCAAAAAAAAGAGGTTGGGAAGTTTTTGGCACAGAATACTCTGATGCCGCTTTGAAAATTTGCCAAAAAAAAGACATCAACATGAAATCCGGGAAACTAAACCCGGATGACTTCATTGAAAAAGATTTTGATGTGATCACTTCGTTTGAGGTGATTGAACACATTAATAATCCTAATGAAGAAATGGCCAACATAACTACGCTGCTCAGAAACGGAGGATTATTTTATTGTACTACACCTAATTTCAATTCATTTTTAAGATATTACCTGAAAGAAAACTACACCTCTATAATTGAATATCCGGAACATTTATCGTATTACACCAAGAAAACACTGACTTCATTGGCAATAAAACATCATTTCCGTCCGGTAAAATTCTTATCTACCGGTATTAGCCTATCTGCAATCAAAACATCAAAGGGTATCTCAAACGAAAACCTTGTTTCTCCGGATACATCCGATGAAAAGCTGAGGAAAAGAATTAACGACAGGTGGATCGGGCGATTTGCCAAACGCGTAGTTAATTTTCTATTGACTGTTTTCGGAGTAGGAGTTACCCTAAAGGGTTATTATGTTAAAAGCTAATTTATGTTACCTCCCTTATACATAACTGATTATTGATCAAGGCTTTCCTGGGGACGCCATCTCTTTTAAGATGACCGACACCCCTTTAAATTGAAGAAAATTGCATACCTTTGTGCACTAAAAGCGCTGCAAAAATCTCTCATTAATATTGAAAACCCGAACCAGTTATTAACCGGTAAAACTTAATGTATGGCAGCCGTTAACTCTCCTATAAGAGATATTGTAAAACCTTTATTATATAAGTTATTACCTGAATTTCTCTATAAAAAAATACAAGTTCGTGCGAAATACCGCGATATCAAATTCAAGATGGTGGAAGAGCCTGAAATGGAATTACTTCCAAGATTGATTCAGACTGGCACTGAGGTAATTGACGTTGGAGCAAATTATGCTTACTATACAGAAAAATTATCTAACCTGGTAGGTCCTGACGGACATGTTTACAGCTTTGAGCCCATACCTTTTACTTATGATGTTGCCATAAAACTGCTTGATCTTTTTAACCTGCGTAATGTTACATACATTCAAAAAGGTGTAGGTGAAAAAGATGAAACACTTATGTTCAGGATCCCCAGGCAATCATTTGGAGCTATAAGTGCCGGCCTGTCACATATTGCCAAACGGAACAATGACTTTAAAGAAAGAGATTTGTATTACGCTTTTTCCAGCGACGAATATATAAATGCAGAAGTGATTTCACTTGACAGTTATCTGTTATCAAAAGTAAAGAATGTAACGCTCATCAAGATTGATATTGAAGGTGCCGAATACTTTGCCCTGAAAGGCATGAAAGAACTCCTGAAAAAATTCAAACCAGTAGTGATTGTTGAAATACAGTATTTCTTTCTGGAAGGTTATGGATTAACGATAAATAACCTTCTTGATCTGATTAATAAAGAATTGGGATATAACATATACATATATGACCCCAAAGAGAAAATGATTAAAAATGTTGATTTGAATGCAGTATGGATGGCTAATTATATATTGATACACAGGGATAAATTAGATCAATACAAATACCTGATCAAATAATGCCCCCCATTTCGTATAAACTTCATGGCAATGTTTTAATATTTATCATTTAATTTTCAAGTGAAGGATTATCCTTATATCAAAAAGATTGTTTCCGTTTTCGCCGGTACGGCAAACCGGTATAAAGCCCATAAACTGGCTGCTCCAATACTACTTGAAATGTCCAGGGATAAAAGCTTTATGCATGATGTGATCCGCCATAACTTTTCACAACCCGGCTATTGGAATAGAAAAAGGTTGTATAACACATTGATGTTTGATGTAGTTGTAACATCCGATTTTCATATCGTCGTTAACATATTTCCTGCACTTCCCGATAAGGCAGCGGATGTAACCTTCCAAAGCATACACCATCACGGAGGAATGCTGCTCACAACTGTGTCAGCGTTAGGTCCCGGTTATAGTGCTTTTGTTTTTAAAAAAGGGTTTGAGATCAACAAACAAACGCACGAAACAAAAATGGAAGTTGACCGGTTTTATTATAACCCACTTTATAACATTGAATTCGTTGATTCCTGGACTCCCCATGTAGTATTTTACCCTACTGAAACATCGGTAACTATTGCTTTGTGGAGTAATGAAAAAAAACAACTTACAGAGTCTCTAAAACAATTTTCGTTTTTAAAAAAATACAAAACCACTTTATCCCACTTAATCAATCTGCTTGGCTTAAAAAGAATATTAGGAATTAATTATGTTGAATATTTCGACTTTTACATCGAAAATTCAAAAGTGAAAGCGCTCCGGGAAAGGCTGCACTATCCGGAGGGCACAAACGAAAACTTCATCAGGAACATGCTTGCTTTTGCCCAGAAAACAGGTTTCGATGACTATACTTTTATAAACTCATTTATATCCAGGAACGATATAAATGATACTGCCAAAAAGTGGATAAAAAAATACAGTGCGGGAGAAAAAATTACCGAAGAATTTGAAGAATGTCATCTAAACATTCCTAAAATAAATCTTAAAAAAGAAGAAATTGAAACTGCCTTTAAAAATTATTAACGTTATTTTATTTTTTGATCTTTCTCACTATTATGCAATTAAAAAAACTTCTGTTTGTAAGCATTAAATTGATTCTGGGGTTGTTATTTATATACTGCTTAGGCCATCATATATACAACCAGTACGAATTAAAAAAAACAGACGAAAAGATATTTAACACCTCTCTTGATGAAGCCAGGAAACTGGATGAGATCACAAGAGTAAAAAAAATTCACGCTTATGTTAAGTCTCATATAGGCTTTGAAGGCCTGGATGTGAATATGGACAGGCCTATTTTAAGAGCCAGTGAAATAGAGACGCTGAAATCCGGAAAAGGATTTTGCGGAGAAAATGTACGTGTAATGATCAAATTATTAGACCAGGTTGGCATACCGGCCAGGCGTTTTTATCTGTATGGTGAACAATGGCAGCACGTACTCACAGAATGTAAAATTGACGGAAAATGGTATTTGATTGATGCCCATAATGACCCATTCATTGAAATGACCGGCGATATGATAGGAAAAATACCCTCCCCGGATTTCAAATTACTTAAAAATACAGACGAAACAAATGAATGGCTTGATTATCACCGCATACGTTTCTTCGAATTCAATTCATTCCTGAAAAACAAAAAAAAGATTTATCTGCCCCACTCAGTTGTTTATTTCTTTGAAAGTATTTTTCTTATCAAAGCGGCTGTAATTGCCGGTTTATTCATAGGTGTATATTTCATTGAAAAAAAATTCGCTAAAATTTCTGTCACAGTCCATAAATAAAAGCCAAGATGATTCCCAGTTTGAAATTATGTAAGAGATGCATTATGGATGATGCTCGGCCCGGCACTTTTTTTGATGAAAACGGATATTGTAATCATTGTTCTGAATATATAAATAAAACATCGAAAAGAGCTTACCAGGGTGAACAAAGCGACAAAAAACTGAACAGCATATTTAATAAAATAAAAGAAAGTGGAAAAGGTAAACGTTATGATTGCCTGATTGGTATTAGCGGCGGAGTTGACAGTTGTTATGCAGCATACCTGGCAAAAAAGAATGGCTTAAGAGTACTTACAATGCATCTTGATAACGGATGGGATTCGGATACATCCGTAAAAAATATTAAGTATGTTATTGATAAGCTTGGGTTTGAATATGAAAGTTTTGTTTTAGACTGGGAAGAGTTCAGAGATCTCCAGTTATCCTTCTTAAAAGCCTCTGTTCCGGATATGGAAAATCCTACCGATTGTGCAATTATAGGCTCACTCCATAAAACCGCTGTTCAATACGGAATAAAATACATTATCAGCGGCGGTAACTATGCAACCGAAGGATTTCTGCCGAAATTTTTTCAATACAATGCAAAAGACTCAAAATATATACGCGCAATCCAAAAAATATTCGGCTCAAAGCCGCTTAAAACATATCCCTTCTTCAACTGGAAAATGGAGTTTTATTACAAACTTGTAAAGGGAATCCGTATTGTGTATCCGTTAAACTACGTTAATTACTCCAAGAAAGAATCACAACAACTGCTTGAAAAGGAGTTTACATGGAAATATTATGGGGGAAAACACTACGAATCCATCTATACACGCTTTGTTCAGGGATACATTCTCCCGAATAAGTTTAATGTCGACTACAGGAAAATAACACTCTCTATGCAGATAATAAATGGTGAAATAACCCGCGACAATGCGCTTGAACAGCTAAAAGAAAAGCCATACTCAGAAGAGAAATCAAAAGAGGATATGATCTATGTATGTAAAAAACTGGGCATTAGCACCGATGAGTTTAATAAAATTATGGAACTGCCGCCAAAAACTTATCTTGATTATCCTAATGAGGAAAAATTTCTGAATTTCATTTACACTACATACAAAAAGCTAGGTTCATTATATAGCAGTTGATTATTTATGGAATCAGGAAAAATAGCTATTGTCGATATGGGAATGGGTAACCTGTGCTCCGTTAAAAAGAAACTTGACTGGCTTAATATAAATTCTGAAATAACCTCTTCACCAGATTTTATCAACGAAGCCGATAAAATTATATTGCCAGGTGTTGGTCATTTTGGCAAAGCAATAGATAGTTTAAAAAAAAAGAACCTATACGATACGATAAACGAAGCCGTTAAAATAAAAGGCAAGCCTATCCTGGGAATCTGCCTGGGTATGCAGCTAATGGCACAAAGCAGCGAAGAAGGAAGTTGTGCCGGATTTGGATGGTTTGATTCACAGGTAGTAAAATTCAACATCAGTAATTACGGAAAATATAAAATTCCACATATAGGATGGAACCAGGTGAACATTAAAAAAAACAGCGTGTTAATGAAAGAGATAAAAGACGGAACTGAATTCTATTTTGTTCATTCTTACCACTTTATTGCTAACAACCAGGATGATATCCTTAATGCGACCGAATACGAATATCAATTTATATCAGCGATAGAGAAAGAGAATATATTTGGAGTTCAGTATCATCCTGAGAAAAGTCATGATGCCGGCTCAACACTTTTTAAAAATTTTGCACGTATATAACCATGTTCAGACCACGGATCATACCTGTACTGTTGCTCAGTAATAATGGCCTGGTAAAATCGGTGCGATTTAAAAACCATAAATACATTGGCGACCCAATTAATGCAGTAAAAATATTTAATGATCTAAAGGCTGACGAACTGACATTTTTAGATATTACGGCGGGAAA
Proteins encoded:
- a CDS encoding class I SAM-dependent methyltransferase, whose translation is MNKHTFCLICGSERLLKLPKFYEKHGLVKCRNCSFVFMEQIPTDEELSKHYFKYSYDVTGYLSPFTINSYNLLLDEFEKYRVSNRLLDVGCGRGWFLEEAKKRGWEVFGTEYSDAALKICQKKDINMKSGKLNPDDFIEKDFDVITSFEVIEHINNPNEEMANITTLLRNGGLFYCTTPNFNSFLRYYLKENYTSIIEYPEHLSYYTKKTLTSLAIKHHFRPVKFLSTGISLSAIKTSKGISNENLVSPDTSDEKLRKRINDRWIGRFAKRVVNFLLTVFGVGVTLKGYYVKS
- a CDS encoding phytanoyl-CoA dioxygenase family protein, translating into MVSDATIDSFKKDGYLLIPGFVSKEDINQLRSTIQPYFENGSWSKYQFNTKHVINNVYETFPEIINLIINKELINVLSKIFNSKPVLLPETTIHYNIYTSWHKDTTTQEKMGHMFQWKPNALMVEAGIYLQDNDEYGGGLTVMPGSQKDPDYFKDINLSEPTLINKIKKKLALYNERSDKVVNPYNRDIFDIPSKAGDLVIFNFLTNHRASLPIGYKTEEIPFSKKKLAIFNAFSIDNETCNEYYNFILSRKEPFYSNLKNRGVLPALKTKAEELNFKIY
- a CDS encoding N-acetyl sugar amidotransferase; the protein is MIPSLKLCKRCIMDDARPGTFFDENGYCNHCSEYINKTSKRAYQGEQSDKKLNSIFNKIKESGKGKRYDCLIGISGGVDSCYAAYLAKKNGLRVLTMHLDNGWDSDTSVKNIKYVIDKLGFEYESFVLDWEEFRDLQLSFLKASVPDMENPTDCAIIGSLHKTAVQYGIKYIISGGNYATEGFLPKFFQYNAKDSKYIRAIQKIFGSKPLKTYPFFNWKMEFYYKLVKGIRIVYPLNYVNYSKKESQQLLEKEFTWKYYGGKHYESIYTRFVQGYILPNKFNVDYRKITLSMQIINGEITRDNALEQLKEKPYSEEKSKEDMIYVCKKLGISTDEFNKIMELPPKTYLDYPNEEKFLNFIYTTYKKLGSLYSS
- a CDS encoding FkbM family methyltransferase gives rise to the protein MAAVNSPIRDIVKPLLYKLLPEFLYKKIQVRAKYRDIKFKMVEEPEMELLPRLIQTGTEVIDVGANYAYYTEKLSNLVGPDGHVYSFEPIPFTYDVAIKLLDLFNLRNVTYIQKGVGEKDETLMFRIPRQSFGAISAGLSHIAKRNNDFKERDLYYAFSSDEYINAEVISLDSYLLSKVKNVTLIKIDIEGAEYFALKGMKELLKKFKPVVIVEIQYFFLEGYGLTINNLLDLINKELGYNIYIYDPKEKMIKNVDLNAVWMANYILIHRDKLDQYKYLIK
- a CDS encoding transglutaminase domain-containing protein, which codes for MLFIYCLGHHIYNQYELKKTDEKIFNTSLDEARKLDEITRVKKIHAYVKSHIGFEGLDVNMDRPILRASEIETLKSGKGFCGENVRVMIKLLDQVGIPARRFYLYGEQWQHVLTECKIDGKWYLIDAHNDPFIEMTGDMIGKIPSPDFKLLKNTDETNEWLDYHRIRFFEFNSFLKNKKKIYLPHSVVYFFESIFLIKAAVIAGLFIGVYFIEKKFAKISVTVHK
- a CDS encoding acyltransferase, yielding MRYIKELDSLRGIAVLFVIVSHWLSADSPINYLPNGPIGVNIFFVLSGFLITGILLGKKRSIEKDKESPWIALKKFYIRRSLRIFPIYYLTLLLLFIFRRSFDYNFNESWLYLLTYTTNFYFIKIQQWDGVISHLWSLAIEEQYYLLFPLTILFTSKKYLPYVIATFIITGFASQLLLSDIKMKDQFTITCFDAFGLGAILAWQYAYLPDKTRIVNRYLMFGAIVSLVLFVIGLEKQMWPFIPLRTLVSIITLFIISYILKYQESSNPLMSLFKNRALVFIGKISYGMYLYHPIFPIVIQLKFFDSYINPFIPDVFYSNNKTAIVFVENFLILTAISYLSYIIIEKYFLHLKNKYA
- the hisH gene encoding imidazole glycerol phosphate synthase subunit HisH; the protein is MESGKIAIVDMGMGNLCSVKKKLDWLNINSEITSSPDFINEADKIILPGVGHFGKAIDSLKKKNLYDTINEAVKIKGKPILGICLGMQLMAQSSEEGSCAGFGWFDSQVVKFNISNYGKYKIPHIGWNQVNIKKNSVLMKEIKDGTEFYFVHSYHFIANNQDDILNATEYEYQFISAIEKENIFGVQYHPEKSHDAGSTLFKNFARI
- a CDS encoding glycosyltransferase: MTISVITSTKNRRTSLTQTLTCFFEKNSYPGEKVEYIVVNDGDDNLDDIAQLFARNNFKILKNKGSGLAAGRNTGALNARNQLLLFLDDDILIESDHLQNHVDTHLKFRDCIVTAHREYPPALIVEMRKTPFGSYKERMDYTWYEGSDVVKNIDERYVQLAGLAGFSCSMTKKCFEQIGLFNEKFPAAGNEDLDFYWRASAKGFKLIYDKKNICYHNEFFNLDMDTWLERQENGMISFLVLCELFPKEKNSSKYLEYTPVKMADPLTLKMKKIIKLFFSNKYTYLCLRRCVLFFNNIKNSYEKIYTDEIGAHTN